The Quercus lobata isolate SW786 chromosome 9, ValleyOak3.0 Primary Assembly, whole genome shotgun sequence region tttttttatataagttgtAATGTTGTGACTTgggtttgatttattatttagttaatagttattatttgtaggttaaatTGAATTTATTGAATTTGCAATGGATGAAGTTACTAGCACAAGAACTTCACCTTCATCTAATGAAGAAGTGCCAAATGATGAAGATCCTCTTTGACAGTATGTGACTAAAGTAGAAAAACCACCTGGTTCTACTGTTAAATTAGGTGGAAACACACACTTTAAGTGCAACTATTATGGTGGAGTTTTTTTGGGATCCTATTATAGGGTTAAGgctcatttattaaaaattccTAATAAATGTATTAAAGCATGCCCTAAAGTGACACCGAGCCATAGGTTGGAGATGCAGTGAATGCATGATCAGATTGAGAATGATAAGTTAGAGAGAGAAcggagaaatcaaatttccttaCCCCCACCTCCACCAGGCCATGGACCTATACCTATTCCCTCATTTTGGAAACAGGAAGGGAGTGATAGTACAAATCCAGTTGATGGTAAGAGGATGAAGGTGACTATGAATTCTCCTTTGGAGAGAGCATTCTAGAATAATGCTAGACATGAATTAGATAGTAGAATTGCTAGGATGTTTTACACTAGTGGACTTCCGTTTAACTTTGCAAGGAACCCATATTATCGTAGTTCCTATTCATATGCTGCTACCCATAGCATTTAGGTTTATGTTCCTCCTGGATACAATGCCTTGAGAACAACATTTTTGCAAAGAGAAAGAGCTCATGTTGAAAGACTTTTGAAACCAATTAAGGACTTTTGGCTTGAAAATGGTGTAAGTATAGTTTCTAATGGATGGTCAGATCCACAAAGGAGGcctcttattaatattatggcTGTATTAGATGGGGGTCCAGTGTTTATAAAGGCAATTGATGGGTTAGGTGAGTTCAAAGACAAACATTATATTGCTGGGGTGTTGAAGGATGCTATAAAAGATATTGGACATGAAAAAGTTGTCCAAGTCATCATTGATAATGTTAGTGTGATGAAGTCTACTGGAGCTCTTATTGAAAGTGAGTgtcctaaaatattttggacacTCTGTGTTGTCCACACTCTCAATCTAgctttgaagaatatttgtGAAGCAAAAAACACTGAAAAGAATGAAGTTTCATATGAGGAATGTAATTGGATTACACGTATTGCTGATGATGCATCCTTCATACATGTTTTTATCATGAACCATTCAATGAGGTTGGcaatgtttaatgaattttgtcCACTAAAACTGCTTCAAGTTGTTGATACTACATTTGCTTCGGTTGTTGTAATGTTGAAAAGgttgaagttgataaaaaagATGCCTTCAAGCCATGGCTATTAATGACCAATGGGCTTCTTATAGGGAAGATGATGTTGGAAAAGCTCAAAAGGTGAAAGATATGATTCTAAGTGATTGTTGGTGGGATACTGTTGATTATATCCTTGAATTCACAGCACCTATTTATGATATGCTACGAGTAGCCGACACAGATAATCCTTGTCTTCATCTTGTGTATGAGATGTAGGATTCAATGATAGAGAAGGTGAATGCAGCAATATATCGACAAGAAGGCTTTGAAGATGATGAGTATAACTCATTTTGGGGTGTGGTGTATGATATATTCATTGATCGGTGGACTAAAAATTATGCACCACTACATTGCTTGGCTCATTCCTTAAATCCTAAGTAAGTACATTTATTTCCTATTTTCCTTAGTTTCCCCTTTTAGTAAAACACAcgttttatctatatatatatatatatatttgttttttaatctttaactaAGTATTGCTCCATTGAATGGCTTTCGGAGAATCCAAAACGCATCTCTCCACATCGGGATCATAAAATTTCTATGGAAAggagcaactgttttgatcgaTACTTTGAAGATGTGAATGACTTAAAGGTGGTGAAAGTTGAGTTTGCTGCATTTTAAGGAGAAATGTTTCCTTCACTAGATGCCTTGACAAATAGGTGAGTCTTACAACCTTTGGTTTGGTGGCAATACCGTGACTCCTCATTTCCAACTCTTCAAACCCTTGGACAACCTTGTTCATCCTCATGTGCTAAGAGGAATTGGAGCACatacaaattcattcattctttaaaaagaaacaaaatggctCCTGCACGCATTGAGGATTTGGTATATGTGCATTCTAATCTTTGACTCTTATTAAGGCGCAATGAGGAGTATGTAAATACAACAACAAAGATGTGGGATATTGCAGGAGATTTTTGGAATGAGAGCAACATACATGGAGGAGTTGGAATTCTTGAGAATGCTGCTTTTACACTTGATGAACTAGAGTTGGAGGCCATGGTTATTGGGAATGTTAGCACTAGTGTTACTACTAGTGAAAGTGAAGTTCGAAGTGAAGCTATTAATcttgaagatgatgatggttgtatttgattgtcttgttgattatcttttatttttttttagtttcaaacttgtgagttgtattctaatttttgaacatcatggaatgttttagtttcaaacttgtgggttgtatttaatttatgaacatcatgttttagttatcatctactattgctcttaaatttggtatatgtttatataatatGAAGAAattatgcttagcaatatattaaaaaaataaataaaaatatttttagaaattttttaatcgTCACACCCCGCCGCACTCGCACCcacaccctactttttcaaaaattgctgagTCCTGGACTCGCACTCGCACCTGCGCCCAAATCTGGAAACGAACACGTGCTTCATAGGTTATAACATTATGTCTATAGTTCTAAAACCATATCAAAATACTTATAGGAAGTAAAACCTCTTGCAAGTTCATGAGGACAAATACTAATTTATTTGCAGAAACTTCttttaaatgatatattttgCAAAATATCTTTCACCTAGGATAGATGCTGATGaagttgtaaaaatatatataatatgtggATACTAATTGTTATAAGCAAAAAAGTAGATTTAGAACATAGTTAGTAATACACAAGATAGgataaatatgatttaggtacAGATATGttatatctataaaatattCAAGTGAGCATTTcggaaactaaaaaaatatgctataaaatatgttatttcttttattatatttcaatttatagTAGCATAGCTTgtattatttttgaataatttcAGAGATATCATAAAAACCAACTAATTAAGTATTCAATATATTTAGctttatttttccccaattttCGCTATGTTTTCAAGCAAAATAACAAGAAATGAATAAGGAGAAGATGTCTATTATACATATTCCTTCATTcacatatagagagagagagagagagagagagggaaatacCAACTAGACCCTTTAATTTGTCTTtatcttcctctctttcttctaatttgtctttattattatttggtttgTTTGTACAAACACCATGGACTAGATGGTTTGTATACACTAaagatttaggttttttttttttaatagagaagatatgagtttttttttttttttttttgagggaaaggTAAGTCAACTTCATTAAGacaaatcaaattgaaatacaTCAACTAAGTCTTGTGGTAGTTCTTCTAACCATACATCTGTATCAGCAGCTAAAACTGCTCTTTTTGCAAGAGAGTGGGCTAATCTATTGCCCCCTATGTGTATGATTGAAAATACAACTCTGCATGCCAGCAACTAATCTTTGGATATCACTTATAATGTGGCCCATCTGAGTTCTGTTGGGCTTTGGGTTATTGAGTGCCTGAATGACTTTCACGGAGTCCACTTCCACCTTGGCCTTGAAGATGCTGATAgagaagatattttttttttttgagaaaccggAAAGAAACTTGTCATTAAACATGCATGGAAATCCTGTCCGCAGATACAAGCTCTGTTACATTACAATGAATTTCCTCTAACCATACTTGTGGTTCATACAAATTTTTCGCTAGCTTAGCGAGTTTGTCTGCAACTTTGTTACCCTGGCGCTTGGTGTGAGTGAAGGTAGCCGACCTGAATATTGCTGCTAGGGATCGTGATTCTTCAATAATGTGTCCAAATGCTGCCATGCAAGGTTGTTCTGCTGTGAGGAGTTTAAAGATAACCTCTGAATCGCCTTCGAAAACCACATCCTGCAACCCAAGTTCCCTTGCAAAAACGATTGATCTTCTGCAAGCCAACGCTTCCAAAGCTGCTACAGTTGGAGGCAAGTGGATTCGTTCTGATAGCGCTGCAATGACTAAACCCTCTGAATCACGTACAACCACACCCAGACCAGCAGCAGCGATGTCCGGAAAAGTGGCGCCATCGAAATTTACCTTATAAACTGAGGGCGACGGTGGCAGCCAGTGAGTTGGGTGATGCACCGGTAACTGAGTTCTCGGTTCTTCTTGGATTGAATGAAACTCCCTTAAGCGCTCCACGGCGACTCTGTAAATTTTCTCAGTTGGCAGGGAAGGTGAGCCCAACCTCCTTGCGTTTCGATCATGCCAAATACTCCACCCGATAAAGGCAAATAGCTCAGCGaagtttggaattttctggGCAAGGATTCCTTGCAGCAAGTCATGGAAActagcaaaattttcattcaagaATTCTCTGCATTTTTCCAACTCCCACCAAACTTGTTTGATCATTTGGCAGCCCCATATTGCATGGATTTCATCTTCAATTTCACCACCACAACGTTCACAAGTTGTGTCTTGAATAATATTCCTCTTCAGCAGGTTCTTTTTTGTTGGAAGGGAGTCGTTTGCCGCGCGCCACAAGAAGTGACGAATTTTGTTTGGCACATTCAGTGACCAAAGCTCCTGCCAGAAAGGCTTCTGATTCGCTGAATTTGAAGTGCCAGGAGCCGCTGCCTCTGCTGCCTGTAATAGTAGTCGGTATGCTGACTTCGTGGTGTAATAACCATTCGCCGTTTCAGCCCATATCAACCTGTCCTCTTTGCCGTTAAAACTCAAAGGTAGACTAAGGATTGCTTCAGCTTCATGTGGCAGAAATTCCTCACGTATCCGATCCTCCATCCAGCATCTATTTTCCTCATCAATAAGAGCACAGACTCGAGTGttgtttgggaaatttttttgtggAGACACCACACGGCTAGAAAACAAATCAGGTAGCCACTTGTCCCCACGGATCCTGACAGCATGTCCATCTCCAATTCTCCATTTTGATCCCATCCTCACCACCCCTCGTGCTTTTAGAATGCTTTGCCAAGCATATGAACCATTCTCCTTTACCCCCTCATCCAGAATTGAACAATTGGGGAAAAATTTGGCCTTAAACACCTTGTAGAATAGAGAGTCTTTGTTATGGATCAATCTCCAAACTTGCTTGCCTAGCATAGcaatattgaagagttcaataTCCTTGAATCCCAACCCTCCATGGCTTTTTGACTTGCATAATTTTTTCCATCCCACCCAATGAATTTTTCGTGCTTCCCCCTTataaccccaccaaaatttccgtATTAGGGATTCAATATCCTTGCAAAGactttttgggattttgaagCATCCCATGGTGAAAGTGGGCATAGCTTGAAGGACTGCTTTTATTAACACTTCTCTCCCGCCTTGTGATAGTAATCTTTCTTTCCACCCTTGCATCTTATGCCAAATCCTCTCCCTAATGTAgccaaaactttgtttttttcctctccccACAAAAGAGGGTAAACCgagatatttttcataattagtAGTGGCTGCCACTCCTAGCAAAGTCTTGATTTCCTCTTTCACATGTGGATCCGTATTGGGGCTAAAGAAGAGTTGAGTTTTTTCTTGGTTTATTTGTTGCCCTGATGCTTCTTCATACTGTTTCAAAATCTCCATGATAGAACTAGCCTCTTGTGAATTTGCCCTACAAAAGAGCAAGCTATCATCGGCAAAGAACAAGCGTGAAACTTTTGGACCTGTACTACAAAGGGAGACTCCTTTGATTGTGCCTGAAATTTCAGCTTGTTGAATAAGTGAATGTAACCCTTCTGCAcacaagagaaacaaataaggTGACAGTGGATCTCCTTGACGGAGTCCCCTATTAGGAGTGAAATTACCATGGGGTTCACCATTAACCAACACAGAGAAGGAGACAGATCGAATGCAGGAACTAACAAGTGTAATCCACCTAttatcaaagcccaatttttcCATTACTTTTTCTAGGAATGCCCATTCCACTCTGTCatatgctttgctcatatcGAGCTTAATGGCCATGAATCCggttttcccttttgtttttgtcttaAGGTGGTGAAGGGTTTCAAAGGCTACAAGGATGTTGTCTGATATAAGTCTATCTGACATGAATGCACTTTGGGATTCTGACACCAATTTGGGGAGAAGTTTCTTTAAGCGATTGGCTATGGTTTTAGAGACAATTTTATATAATACATTGCAAAGACTTATTGGCCTAAAATCAGTGGCTTTTTctggagattttatttttggaatgaGTGATATGTAAGTATGATTGAGACTAGCAGGCATATTACCCGAATTTAGAATCTCTAGGGAAGCATCAATGACATCATGACCAATAAAATTCCAACAAGACTTGTAGAAAATGGGGGACATACTATCCGGTCCTGGGGCGGTTAGGGGCTTCATTTGCTTCAAAGCAAATTCAACTTCATCTGCGGTAAATTCTCTTGTGAGGTCTGCATTCATGGCTGGAGTGACCTTTGTATCAATGCCTTGGAGAATCTGATCAAAGTTTGAGGGCATGGTGGAAGCAAAAATCTGTTTGAAATAGTCTACCATAGCCTcaccaatttgtttttcatctgtCACCACCGATCCGTCATTCATGTtcaatttggaaataaaattcctCTTGTTCCTTTGTGTTGCTCGGCTATGGAAATAACTTGTGTTCATGTCACCACTCTTCAACCAATCAACCCTTGATCTCTGGTGCCACATGCATTCTTCTTTCACCATGAGTTCATACACTTCACTTCTAAGAACACGAATCTGATCATGATGATCCCCGGCCATAGACATAGCTTCAGCTTGTGctagttgtttctttttttggtttagcaATCGATGGATATTGCCAAAAGAAGTTCTACTCCATGTTTGCAGACATGATCTGCAGGCATCTACCTTTCGGATTAGTTTGTCAACTGGTTCCCCCATAGTTCTGTCACTCCACGCTTTTTTGATAATACCTTCACATCTTTCATCTTTTAGCCACACCGCCTCAAAACGAAAAGGCCTGGATTTCTTGTAAAATCTAACATTTTCATCATCAGAGCATAACCATAAGGGACAATGGTCAGATAATGTACCTGGAATGTGATGAACACGAACTGTGGGGAACAAATGTGACCATGATGGTGTTGCCACCCCTCTATCCAAACGAATCCATGTTACTTCTCCATCAAATTGGTTATTGCACCAAGTGAATGGTAAACCAACGAACCCCAAATCACGGAATCCACAAAAATCCAAGGCATCTCTAAATGCTTTCATCTGAGTTTCTGGTCTGTGAGCACCCCCCTTCTTTTCTTCTGCTTTGGTGATCTCGTTGAAATCCCCTACACATATCCATGGTAAATCCATTTTTAGGCAAAGGTGTTTAAGTAGTGCCCAAGAATGTTCCCGGTTGGCTGTTATTGGATTCCCATAGAAACCCGTGAACCGCCAGGCGTCATCCATTCCTGGGTTAACTACTGCATCAATGTAAGTTGGTGTTGAGTCCAGAACTTTAAGATCAATCCCCTCTTTCCAGTAAAGTGCCAATCCTCCTCCTGTATTAATCCGAGACTCAATAAAAACATTCTCCAAGTGAAGCTTTGAACAGAGATTTTTAAGATAGTGGTCTTTAGATCTTGTTTCCATCAGAAAGAGAATGGATGGAGCGTATTTTTTCACCAAATCGGTGAGTTCAAGAACTGCCCGTGATTGCCCCAAACCACGGCAGTTCCAACTGAGGCAATTCATTGTGCTTGGCGGGGCTGTTCAACAGCCTCCACCACTTCAAGATAATCATCCTTGGCATTGTGAATACTCTGATGACGTTTGCTAGGGAAATCTGAGGATAACTCCTTCTCTGAGAGTTCACGTTTTCTACTGGGGAGGTGCTCATTAACCACGCCTTGGCTGCCTGTTGCTGCCCGTTTTTTCCTTGTCCAGGTTGGTAGAACACGATGCGTGGTGGTGGAGAGAGCAGCCCTGCTTGTGTCACGTGCTTCACTAGATTTTGGTTGCACTGGGACAGAATTAGTGGCACGTGCAGTTTCCTTATTAGACTTTAATTCAGATACATTCCCGTTATCAAACTGAGCTATAGCTGTGTCAATCTCCTTTAATTTAGCATTGAAATCCTGGAATTTAGTGTGGCCAACGGACTGAGAGGTAATTGAGGCATTAAATGTGTTTGAATGaaattcaaactcttttggCTCAATTTCAGAAACGGCGTGAGACTTAATTCCTCTTAGGTCTGATCCCATGATATTAGCCGCTCCAAATAAATGTGCCAAATGATTTCTGTCATTATTAGCTTCCATATTTGGTTCGGTTTGACTAATTTTCTCAGTGCTTTTCCCGGTAGGAAACCCTTTCTCAACCGTATCTGCCATATTGATTTCCTCATCTTCATTTGGACTTAATGAGGAATAATGGGCTACATTAATAACCCTTTCATTGCAAACCGTTACATTATTTGACAGCTCCGGTGATGTTCCTCTGCCAGAAACAGGATTCCAGCCTGAAACTCCGCCCTCCGATACACCTGAGCTCCCTTTCTTCTTTGCGACATAGAACCCAGGAACTACAATTGAGCTTTTCCTTGCAGTGACAAACGGTGGAGCTCTCAAATGTGGTCCAAACTCACATTGCTCAGGTGTAAGTGTGCCCTCGCTATCAATCCATAAGTCACAATCTCTGTCATCGTGTGTAAGTCGCCCGCACCAGTAGCATAGGTTTGGCAACCTCTCGTACTTAAAGGCGACCCACACCTGCTTTCCTCCTCCTCCAATAGATATCAACCTTCCTCGGCACAGAGGCATGGACAGATCAATAAGAGCTTGAATACGAATGAAGTGACCACCATCAAAAAACTTTGGTTCCGTCAGGGCAAAAACCTCTCCCAACACACTACCAATTTTTTTCGCTGCTTCAATTGTCATATATTTAATTGGGAGCCCGTGAATCTGAACCCATAGTTTTGTCTTCTCAAACTTTATATCATGCATTGGGACCTCATTCTCATATCGACTCATTATCACCAAGTGCTTATCAAAACTCCATGGTTCTCCTTCCAAAATCCTATCAACATCTTCCTTTTTCTCAAAAGTGAAAAGAATCTTGTGATCTCCGAAACTCTGCATCTTAAAACCATCTCTGGTTCTCCACAGCGGAGTAAAAGTCTTCGCAATTACCTCCATACTAATTGCTCGCTTAGTGAGAAACTTTGCAGCAATGGAGAAGGTCTCACAACTGTCTCCGTCAAGTAAGCAGCAACCCGGTCCCTCTTTATCTGAAAGAGTGAGCCTATTCCATGATTGAGTCAAGTCATCCATGCTCACAACTACTAAGAGTGTTTCCCAAAATCCCCAGAAAGAATACCCCACAAACCTAGAAATAACAGTGTTATTCCAGGAACCTAACTCACCTTCGTTGAAGGGACACACTAATTCTACTGTGTAAGGAAGTTAGATATGAAACCCACTTCCAAGCACAGAGAAACCAAAGTTTacaatatttgtttatatagtATCTGTTCTATAATGATTGCTTTACCATAAGAATGAATTAATACAGAAAGGGCAGTATCATATATGGTTATGGATCATGTTAGTCATTAAACTAGATTTAGTTCATTTTACATCTAAAACATGCTAAAGTGGCTTTTTGTTTaagagattattattattattattattattttaagatttaGCAGACACAATTTTCAAATGAACAGATCAGATTGAGAGATATTGCTAGGAAATGTTACTTTTTAAAGAAATCATACGTTGGTACATAATTTTCAACTgggaaaaaaattgtctatATTAACACCTTGACTTTTTAAGTTAATACGTaagtttgttgttgttttcatgttttgtcAATCAGATAAACTCAAAGAATTTATAATAATGCCTGAATATGATTgtgtgaaactttttttttttttttttttttttttgcgacaATTACATCATAAGGTGgaggatttaaattttgaatgtcttttttttttttttttcaaatattaggAAATGTTAACCAGttgaattacaaaactcttggactataaaacattttattaacaatttttaaaaagaaaaaatcaattatattatataaaatatcttttttagTTACATCATGATTTTGTATTAATTCGTGCATCGGACAGATATGTTATTAATTTAAATAGAAAAGAACTCCCTTCGTTGATGGTGACCATTCTGGTTAGAGTCTTGTGTTTTGCTTTTGGATAATTGCGGTCTTGAGTTAGTATTAGActaattgttattttatttttagagagtaACCAAGTGGATCTTATTAACTTGAAATGTGGGCTAACTTGAAAGGAAAAACGGGCCTGCATttgattggtttttattttttttatgggttttccACCAGGTTATTAATTAACACACATATCCCGGCCCAATGTAATGATTTGGTAGCTAATTACAAACCCAGCCCAACCATGTTCTAGCCTGACAAATTGTAATATCTGAGTCATTAACATGGCCGAGGAGAAACCCAATGTTTGAAAATGGGAAGGGCTTTAATAAGAAGGGAGCTTGTTTGAGAATTCATTAATGCTGTGTTATGTCCCAGTTCTGAACTTGTTCAAACAAGTTCCCTTTCATATAGGACGCATATGTATGTCTACatattggaaattgaaaattagtGAAATGAAATGGAAGAAGTCATGTAATACTTGATTTACCTAAAAGATAGTTTCCAAAATAGAGTAATTAAAAAGAGATGTATCAAAGCATTCACAATCCAAAACAACTATTCAGCAATTCAATAATCCAAAATGATTAATGTAAATTTCTACAAATCACCATTTAATTTCACCTATTTTCCTTCttgaataaaagaaagataCTGTAACTTTTCATCATCTCACTCTTGACTTTGTTATCAATCCTAACAAACGTAGGATAGAAAATTAATATCTTCTTTCCATCATCcattccaaacaaacccttagcTAGCCTCATAACAATAATTGACTATCCcattgtaagaaaaaataattgttgGTCTGGTGCTGTCACACTCCAATATGTAACAATTAATACAACACAAGAAATGATGCACAACTTCTTAATTAAAAGGTAATAGCAAAAATACAATAGCACACAAGAAATGGTACACAAAAACCATCTTAATAACTAATATTACACAAGAAATGGTACAcaactattttcttcttttaggaATAAGCTGCAGAGGCTGCTTCTTCTTCAATGTTATGGCAAAATGATCATTCATGTCTAGCTCAGTTGATTTCATACTGCCTGGAAGAAACCAGTCGAATGAGTGGACCAATGATGCCAAAATAAGTGGGACTTGCCTAGTAGCCAAAGGTTGTCCAGGGCAACCTCTCCTTCCTGCTCCAAAAGGCGTATAGTCAAAATTAGTTCCCTTAAAATCCAAAGATGAATCAAGAAACCGCTCGGGTTTGAAGCTCAATGGATCATTGAAAACCATAGGATCTCGACCTATTGCCCAAATGTTAACTGAAATAAAGGAGTCTTTAGGAATTGTATAGCCCATTACTTGGCATGTTTGTATGGCACGATGAAGAATGAGTAGTGGTCCTGGAGGGTATAATCTCAATGTCTCTTTGACACAAGCTTCTAGGTAAGGAAGGTGACTTAAATGGGATTCTTTCACAATATTTGTGCCAATTTCACTTTCAATTTCTTCACGAATTTTATGCATGACATCTTGGTTTCTCATCAATTCTGCCATTGCCCATTCAGTTACCATGCTACTAGAATCAGTGCCAGCAATAAGTAAGTCCTACACATGGagagaaacaataatttttatcacATAAAAGCTATGGAAATATATATGTGGTACTTTCTAAATCATATACAAAGCAAACTTGGTATTCTGTGTGTGtgtagaaagagagagagagagtaccaaAATTAGTTGACTGATTTGATCATTTGTAAAGCCGTCTTTAATCATGGCATCTAAGAAATCTCTTTGACTTAAAATTGTACTCTCTTGTTTTCGTCTTTCTATGATAATATCCTCtcaaatagaaataaaattttgaactattttgTCACATTTCTTTTGTATACCTTGAATATCCAATGCTTTTATTATAGGATAGAAAGACGATAAATCTGGGATCATTCCCAACTTGACTACCTCAACTATCAGTTCCCTTAGCTCTTGACCAATTCCTTTACCCTCAAAGTCCATGAAGTCCACTGAAAATATTGCATTAGTCAAGATATTAGTATAAGCAACATAGATCGCCTCTCCAATATTCACTAACTCACCTTCCTTAGAACCCAAGAAATCTACCAACTCCCTCACCTTCTTCTCTCTTATATGATTTTGTGATTCCAATATTTTGGCTGAAAAAACGTCAGCTTTACAAATAGCCCTTAGGGACCTCCAATAATCGTTGCACTCAGGGGCGGCTGCAAGTGAGAAGTTGTTGAGTTTTGGGTTTATCAGTGGAATAGCGTTTGCTATGAACCTGCCTGACAATTCTCTGTCATGGGTCTTAAGAACTTCTCTTGCTGCTTCTGGCGATGATGCAATGATGTTAATTTGGGTGCCAAGCCTTAGAGACATGAGAGGACCATGGACTTTAGCTAAGTTGGCTAGTATGGAATGGAGCTGCCTTCACATTTGGAAAAAGTTCCCTACAATAGGCCACGCAAATGGACCTGGTGGGAGTGGAGGGTTTTTAGATAATATGTGCTTGAAGTAAAGATAGAAGAGTGGTATTAGAAGGGGGAGACTGAAGAAGATCAGGTCAGTCTCACTCACTATCGCCTTTAGATCCATAGTTTTGTTGAGACCTGCACTAAAGCTGTATTATACTTGTGAACTTGTGTTATAACCCAAATTTATAGAGTGGAGAAAATCATGTTTAAGGGTTTGATTTATTCTAGACCCACATGTTAATTACATATGTTGTAAATAAAGATTCGTTTATGTCTTTTGGACCTGAAGAAAAGTTTCCAAGactaatttatattatataattattagtGATTtagttgggattttttttttaataaaaaaaatatctgtttggttttgtggatCCTGATTTCTGAGTGTGTGACCCTCATTATCTAACTAGTTTTTTTCGCCATGCCAGGCTTCAATCATAATGttgattaatttaaaattaaacaaacaaacaaaaattcataatGGTGATTGAGTAACAACCAATGGACCCCATAGCACTGATAGCAGTATTATATTGTGGGTTTTCTTCCATGTCGAAATATAGTCTTATACATGATTATCAGTTCATTTGCTTTAACGT contains the following coding sequences:
- the LOC115961283 gene encoding uncharacterized protein LOC115961283; translation: MAVWGKGGKVIEIPFAVGAASLDTYPKPGDHDGAIVAYLAKDKFRKEDGNDMAADVRRGVKKTKRLLLEGGKGKKHVLHKKSAVYVPPGYNALRTTFLQRERAHVERLLKPIKDFWLENGVSIVSNGWSDPQRRPLINIMAVLDGGPVFIKAIDGLGEFKDKHYIAGVLKDAIKDIGHEKVVQVIIDNVSVMKSTGALIESECPKIFWTLCVVHTLNLALKNICEAKNTEKNEVSYEECNWITRIADDASFIHVFIMNHSMREDDVGKAQKVKDMILSDCWWDTVDYILEFTAPIYDMLRVADTDNPCLHLVRNEEYVNTTTKMWDIAGDFWNESNIHGGVGILENAAFTLDELELEAMVIGNVSTSVTTSESEVRSEAINLEDDDGCI
- the LOC115961284 gene encoding probable (S)-N-methylcoclaurine 3'-hydroxylase isozyme 2 is translated as MSLRLGTQINIIASSPEAAREVLKTHDRELSGRFIANAIPLINPKLNNFSLAAAPECNDYWRSLRAICKADVFSAKILESQNHIREKKVRELVDFLGSKEVDFMDFEGKGIGQELRELIVEDLLIAGTDSSSMVTEWAMAELMRNQDVMHKIREEIESEIGTNIVKESHLSHLPYLEACVKETLRLYPPGPLLILHRAIQTCQVMGYTIPKDSFISVNIWAIGRDPMVFNDPLSFKPERFLDSSLDFKGTNFDYTPFGAGRRGCPGQPLATRQVPLILASLVHSFDWFLPGSMKSTELDMNDHFAITLKKKQPLQLIPKRRK